In one window of Mobula hypostoma chromosome 8 unlocalized genomic scaffold, sMobHyp1.1 SUPER_8_unloc_1, whole genome shotgun sequence DNA:
- the LOC134341157 gene encoding histone-lysine N-methyltransferase 2B-like produces MLGESHWLWERLGSPPFTVRDAYSPVGLGLAVWHCRLRVRGECLSLLVIHRRATSMDLPMAMRFRHLKKTSKEAVGVYRSAIHGRGLFCKRNIDAGEMVIEYSGIVIRSVLTDKREKYYDSKGIGCYMFRIDDFEVVDATMHGNAARFINHSCEPNCYSRVINVEGQKHIVIFAMRRIYQGEELTYDYKFPIEDASNKLPCNCGARKCRRFLN; encoded by the exons ATGCTTGGAGAGAGCCACTGGCTGTGGGAGAGACTGGGGTCCCCACCGTTTACAGTGAGAGATGCTTATTCCCCTGTTGGTTTGGGGCTGGCTGTGTGGCACTGCAGACTGCGGGTAAGAGGGGAGTGTCTAAGTCTCCTTGTCATCCACAGGCGCGCGACTAGCATGGACCTCCCGATGGCCATGAGGTTCCGGCACTTAAAAAAGACTTCCAAAGAAGCAGTGGGTGTGTACAG GTCTGCAATTCATGGTCGTGGTCTCTTCTGTAAGAGAAACATTGATGCAGGCGAGATGGTGATAGAATATTCCGGAATTGTTATTCGATCGGTGTTAACGGACAAGCGGGAGAAATACTACGACAGTAAG gggatTGGCTGTTACATGTTCCGCATCGACGACTTCGAGGTAGTGGACGCCACCATGCACGGAAACGCCGCCCGCTTCATCAACCACTCGTGCGAGCCCAACTGCTATTCGCGTGTGATCAACGTGGAGGGCCAGAAACACATCGTCATCTTCGCTATGCGCAGGATCTACCAGGGCGAGGAGCTCACCTACGACTACAAGTTCCCCATCGAGGACGCCAGTAACAAGCTGCCCTGCAACTGCGGGGCCCGCAAATGTCGCCGCTTCCTCAACTGA